A genomic segment from Diospyros lotus cultivar Yz01 chromosome 5, ASM1463336v1, whole genome shotgun sequence encodes:
- the LOC127801922 gene encoding acyl-CoA-binding domain-containing protein 4 gives MAMARGSSGLAYPERFYAAASYAGFDGSPSPKGVSSKFSTDVALLLYALYQQATVGPCKIPKPRGWSPVEQSKWTSWNGLGNMASTEAMRLFVKILEEEDPGWYSRVSNFVSEPVVDLAINHNLKDEPIAQNGNAFLETKTICSENGTSSENQDKDIVLDGLGSVNLYDQWVEPPVSGPRPKARYEHGAAVIDDKMYIFGGNHNGRYLSDLQVLDLRSWTWSRIEVKPGNESVEAPSPVTVSPCAGHSLIPWGTNKLLCVAGHTKDPSETIQVKVFDLQTYTWSILKTYGKPPVSRGGQSVTLVGSSLVIFGGQDAKRSLLNDLHLLDLETMTWDEIDAVGVSPSPRSDHAAAVHAERYLLIFGGGSHATCFNDLHVLDLQAMEWSRPTQQVEIPSPRAGHAGVTVGENWFIVGGGDNKSGVSETVVLNMSTLVWSVVTTVQGRVPIASEGLSLALSSYNGEDILIAFGGYNGRYNNEVNILKLSHKSTLQSKVETPVPDSVSAVHNATKASRDVESELENGQEGKIREIVMDNVDSDPMGTRVEESNERLLAILKAEKETLESSISKEKMESLQLKQELAEAETRNTDLYKELQSVRGQLAAEQSRCFKLEVDVAELRQKLQSMETLQKELEILQRQKAASEQAALGARQRQGSGGMWGWLAGTPPNQKDEDDDDA, from the exons ATGGCGATGGCGAGAGGGAGCTCGGGGCTTGCCTACCCGGAGCGCTTCTACGCGGCGGCCTCCTACGCCGGCTTCGACGGATCTCCCTCCCCCAAGGGCGTCAGCTCCAAGTTCTCCACCGACGTCGCGTTGCTCCTCTACGCCCTCTACCAACAG GCAACTGTTGGGCCATGTAAGATTCCAAAACCTAGAGGCTGGAGTCCCGTCGAACAGAGCAAATGGACAAG CTGGAATGGGCTTGGTAACATGGCTTCCACGGAAGCAATGCGCCTCTTTGTAAAGATATTGGAG GAAGAAGATCCAGGGTGGTATTCCAGAGTTTCCAATTTTGTTTCAGAGCCTGTTGTTGATTTGGCAATAAAT CACAACCTGAAGGATGAGCCAATTGCACAAAATGGAAATGCTTTTCTTGAAACAAAGACAATTTGTTCTGAAAATGGGACCTCATCTGAAAATCAAGATAAAGATATTGTATTGGATGGTCTTGGTTCAGTTAATTTGTATGATCAATGGGTTGAACCCCCGGTATCCGGTCCACGCCCAAAAGCAAGATATGAG CATGGAGCGGCAGTTATTGATGACAAGATGTATATATTTGGAGGAAATCACAATGGACGTTACCTTAGTGATCTTCAG gTTCTAGATTTGAGGAGTTGGACTTGGTCTAGGATTGAAGTTAAACCTGGGAATGAGTCTGTGGAAGCACCTTCTCCAGTAACAGTTTCTCCTTGCGCTGGCCATTCCCTG ATACCATGGGGGACAAATAAGCTCCTTTGTGTAGCTGGACATACCAAAGATCCATCTGAGACTATTCAAG TGAAGGTTTTTGATCTGCAAACTTATACGTGGTCAATCTTGAAGACTTATGGGAAGCCGCCG GTCTCACGTGGAGGCCAATCAGTGACCCTTGTGGGTTCAAGCTTGGTGATATTTGGCGGACAAGACGCAAAGAGATCCCTTCTGAATGATTTACACCTTCTTGACTTAGAAACCATGACTTGGGATGAAATAGATGCTGT GGGGGTGTCACCTTCCCCAAGGTCTGATCATGCTGCTGCAGTACATGCAGAGCGCTATCTTCTGATTTTTGGTGGGGGTTCACATGCTACCTGCTTTAATGATCTGCATGTTCTTGATTTACAAGCG atGGAATGGTCAAGGCCCACACAGCAGGTCGAAATACCAAGTCCCCGGGCTGGCCATGCTGGTGTAACAGTGGGAGAGAACTGGTTTATTGTTGGTGGCGGTGACAATAAAAGTG GGGTTTCAGAGACTGTCGTCCTCAACATGTCTACACTTGTTTGGTCTGTTGTAACTACTGTTCAAGGGCGAGTTCCTATTGCTAGTGAG GGCTTGAGTTTGGCCTTGAGCTCCTACAATGGTGAGGATATTCTAATAGCATTTGGTGGTTATAATGGGCGGTACAACAATGAG GTTAACATCCTTAAACTGAGTCACAAATCAACCTTGCAATCCAAAGTGGAGACTCCTGTTCCCGACAGTGTATCAGCAGTTCATAATGCTACAAAAGCCTCCAGAGATGTGGAATCTGAACTTGAAAATGGCcaagaaggaaaaataagggAGATTGTCATGGATAATGTTGATTCAGATCCCATG GGGACAAGAGTTGAAGAAAGCAACGAACGTCTTTTGGCAATTCTCAAGGCAGAGAAAGAGACACTAGAATCCTCAATTAGCAAGGAGAAGATGGAGTCTCTACAGCTAAAGCAAGAGTTAGCTGAAGCCGAGACAAGAAACACAGATCTCTACAAG GAGCTCCAATCCGTTCGTGGTCAGCTTGCTGCTGAGCAGTCTAGATGTTTCAAACTTGAG GTTGATGTAGCAGAGCTGAGACAAAAGCTGCAATCAATGGAAACACTACAGAAGGAACTCGAAATCCTCCAACGACAAAAGGCTGCTTCAGAACAAGCTGCTTTAGGTGCAAGACAGAGGCAGGGCTCCGGCGGCATGTGGGGTTGGCTTGCAGGAACCCCTCCAAACCAAaaggatgaagatgatgatgatgcctGA
- the LOC127802548 gene encoding protein indeterminate-domain 7-like, with amino-acid sequence MSNNSGDGGSFSSGIICGTEVHHQQQQQKLVFKHLDGSAMAPSCSSASNNSNGSSKQQQQEQPAAAEKRRRLPGTPDPNAEVIALSPKTLMATNRFVCEICNKGFQRDQNLQLHRRGHNLPWKLKQRTSSEIRKRVYVCPETSCVHHNPARALGDLTGIKKHYSRKHGEKKWKCDKCSKKYAVQSDWKAHSKTCGTKEYKCDCGTIFSRRDSFITHRAFCDALAEENSQALKHGRLGHTLEESGNNILGHAPELTSTPPSPMAAMTTASAASSIQVPDPHHQFIAQLKPPLPHPHELIIPNIIPPKPSNNMAGSIFSSAAAANIFGILPPSSSALPSPAMSATALLQKAAQMGATATSATSNINSPRINQNSFVTSMAAAAALSDEEGVINGGSFSRQFMHHGFLENNMEVEHDTSRTISTSTAGLSGLSRFVGHDVEGMTVDFLGIGGRSFHGGVQGQGLMEYEDMDGRRRRRQHGMEGLSHHPFQTQISNDHQEVACDKPTWN; translated from the exons atGTCCAACAACTCAGGTGATGGCGGGAGCTTCTCCTCTGGCATCATCTGTGGAACAGAAGTTCATCATCAACAGCAGCAACAGAAGCTTGTATTTAAACATTTGGATGGCTCAGCCATGGCTCCTTCTTGTTCCAGCGCAAGCAATAACAGCAATGGATCCAGTAAACAGCAGCAGCAGGAGCAGCCCGCAGCAGctgagaagagaagaagattaCCAGGAACTCCAG ATCCCAATGCAGAAGTCATTGCTCTATCCCCCAAAACCCTCATGGCAACAAACAGGTTTGTGTGTGAAATTTGCAACAAAGGGTTTCAGAGAGACCAGAACCTGCAGCTGCACCGGCGAGGCCACAATCTGCCATGGAAGCTCAAGCAAAGAACCAGCTCCGAGATCCGCAAACGGGTCTACGTTTGCCCTGAAACCTCCTGCGTCCACCACAATCCTGCGAGGGCGCTCGGAGACCTCACCGGAATCAAGAAGCATTATTCCAGAAAACACGGCGAGAAGAAATGGAAATGTGACAAATGCTCAAAGAAATATGCTGTGCAATCCGACTGGAAAGCTCATTCAAAGACCTGTGGCACCAAGGAATACAAGTGTGACTGTGGCACCATCTTTTCCAG GAGAGATAGCTTCATCACTCACAGAGCCTTCTGCGATGCCCTTGCCGAGGAGAATAGCCAAGCACTGAAACATGGCCGACTCGGCCACACTCTGGAAGAAAGCGGCAACAACATACTGGGCCATGCCCCAGAGCTCACGTCCACGCCCCCCTCGCCGATGGCTGCGATGACCACTGCCTCCGCCGCCTCCTCCATCCAAGTCCCCGATCCTCATCATCAATTCATCGCGCAGCTAAAGCCGCCTCTTCCCCATCCGCATGAGCTCATAATTCCTAATATTATACCTCCAAAACCCTCGAACAATATGGCCGGAAGCATCTTCTcatccgccgccgccgccaatATCTTCGGCATCCTGCCTCCTTCCTCTTCCGCCCTGCCCTCCCCGGCCATGTCCGCCACCGCCCTGTTGCAGAAGGCGGCTCAAATGGGCGCAACCGCAACCAGCGCTACCAGTAACATCAACTCCCCAAGGATTAACCAAAACAGCTTCGTCACAAGCATGGCTGCAGCAGCAGCGCTGAGTGATGAAGAAGGggtcattaatggcggatcatTTAGCAGGCAGTTCATGCACCATGGATTCTTGGAGAACAACATGGAGGTTGAGCATGATACTAGTAGAACCATAAGTACCAGTACTGCTGGTTTAAGTGGGTTGTCAAGATTTGTGGGTCACGATGTCGAGGGGATGACAGTTGATTTTCTGGGGATCGGAGGGAGGAGCTTTCATGGAGGAGTTCAGGGCCAAGGGTTGATGGAGTATGAAGATATGGACGGCCGGCGCCGGCGCCGGCAGCATGGAATGGAAGGGCTGAGTCATCATCCCTTTCAAACACAGATCTCTAATGATCATCAGGAAGTGGCATGTGACAAACCCACGTGGAACTAG